In the genome of Fusarium poae strain DAOMC 252244 chromosome 1, whole genome shotgun sequence, the window TGGTCTGAGCTTGGTCGCCGAGTCAAGCGCTGTCGGTGTTCTCTACTCAGCAGATGTCGTTGTGCCGGCTCAGGGTGGTGTTGTCCCTGAGGACATTGGCAAGCAATGCGCCTACCAACTTCTCGAAACCATCTCACAAGGCGGTTGTGCTACCCAGGTTTCGGCAAAGACGATGCTCATCCTTATGGCTATGGGATCAGAGGATGTGGGCCGTCTTAGGATTGGTCGGGAGGTGCTTGGAAACGAGGAGATGGTTATTCTTGCGAGAGACCTGAGGACATTTGGCGCAAGCAGTTGGGGATTGAGGGATGTTGGAGACGATACAAATGACATTATTGTTTCAGTTAAGGGTACTGGCGTTGGCAATGTTGGAAGAAAGATAGCGTAAAAGTTTTAAGAGTAATAGATTTCTATTCAAGCTTCGCAAATCAACGATAATTACCTGTTCTCATCGGTCACGGCGCCGCTCTAGTGAATTGCAGAAAGAAAATCAGACTTCCCAAGTCTTGAGTAATAAACAACCCAAGAGTcttgcctacctacctaggtagttacaAGGAAGTGATATACTAAtgtcgtctcttatgcttccaacGTCTAATTTTCCTTGTACCTTATGGAGGCCCTCTAGTGGGTAttagaaaaaatgacctcctaagtctttaggttataaaaataattagtctaagagctagaGTCTAAGAatcataaagtggcctactaattttatctcttatgcttccagcggccaatttttctaataccctgagggccCTCTTGTGTAAACGCCCTGATCGGCACGATACGTCTGTACAAAATCACATCCGTTTTGTGGGGCAAAAGTGACTTTGATACAACTGATGACCTCCGCAAGTACCCTCCGAAGGTCGGTTACAGCTGGTCACGTGACCATTTTCTCGATCTTGTCAATTGTCGCCGGACATATAGCCTGTCTTCCGTTGAGGACGAATGTACGGTCAATTATGTGCATTTTTGTATGCGGATATAAGTATCTTTGTCTTATAGCCGGGCGGAGAGCCCAGAAAGGGATCTCCGTTAGCTAGCTTTGAAAAGGGGCTAAGTCAGAGGCTGTGCCTTGAGGGCACAGATCTCGCTGACTCATCCGGCTAACCGGGTAAACTACGGATCGGGCAACTGATTTACTCGGTCAATTGATATGACGATGCCTTTATGCATCAGATGCTTGGTCTTTTATGTTAAAGGAAAGATAAGtgggcctcagggtatcagaaaaactAGCCGCTGGAAGCCTAAGAGATAAAATTAGTAtaccactttatgctccttagactatagctcttagactatttatttttataacctaagacttaggaggttattttttctgctacccactaggcgGGTTGTATAGCCGgtattgcttttgtattggtgtgagaataaggttactctaagagccctatttttcgtgacgaggctgcatctatcgagatcatattaaactttgaggaacacccacatcaattaTTGTCTATCGTTTTGGGCTGCTCGCGCTGGCACATTAAGGGTGGCTCGCCTCCTTGCTTCGATAGAAGCCATGGTTGCCCCGTAGCCAATTGTGCGTAGCGAATATGCAGCTGTTCTTTCTATGTTCAACGCCGCATTATGAAGCGAGTGAAGAACATGATACTCGCCGATGACGGCATTCCCAGAACTCAACACATCGGACAGATTCGATCTAGTAGGTTCATCGACAGATTGCTCTCGAGCAGATGGCTCCGACTCTCCCGAAGTTGAGTTGCCCTCTTCAGTTGTGATGACACGATTCAGGGGCTGCAACTCAATACCATCCTCCTCGTCGACTGGTAACGCACCGGCCATATCCCTAGGCACCCCACGTTCTTCAGCGTCCAAGTCTTCTATTGTGGGAGTTGTTTCCTGGGCCACGTCGGGCACCATGGGCCTGAAGGTCTTGAGGATCACTCTGAGTCTCTCTCGCTCAGTATGCACCGTCAACATCAAACATTGAACGGCAAGTATCACCACATCTGCCAAAACATAGTAGAATCGAGAAGTTGGAGGCTTTTGACCTATAAAGTCAATGACGAGACCACCATGCATGTAGCCTCGGTGGAAGTCTGGCCCGACTGGTAGCGAAACCAAAACATGTAAAAGAATGCAGATGATATTTGGGATGAGAACCAGACAGACATGTATGGGACTCGCAGGCATTAGAAAAGGGAAAGATTCGTCCTTTGGCGTGAGATACAAGTACTGGCCAACAGACCTGAGGATGAACCGAAACATTGAGCATCTAGAGAGACACCACTTGTAAGCAAAACCCAAGAAGTATATGGTTGTGGTCAACAGGACAATCGGACGTACTCGATATAGTATAACGCACTCAACTCCGCAAAAACCAGGGTATCAAGATTCTTGAGTAAATGTGTGACAAACTCCAACTTTCTCGCTAAACCGGGATTGCGCTTCTTtctattctttttctttttgcgaCGCTGAGACTGCGACTGAGCTCGAGCCCGAGTCGACCCTGACTGCTCGCGTGGTAGATCCCATGTAACGCGGCTGCCAGAAGAGGCGTTGGCGGGCTCGGCCGGAGAAGCGTCGTTCGGCGCCGTGGAGCTCGGCGAAGCATCGTCGCTCATTCTCGGATATCGTCATCTGTATCTGCAACACTGCATCTGTAGAGCTAGTTCTGCATGAGCAGGGTGACAGCTCAGGAGAAGCACGTGCGGATCATGGGCCTTTTCGCAAACGGTGTATGAGTGTAATAAAAGCCTGAACGAGTGATTGTGTATATATTGTTTATAACAAGATGGGTTCGATTGGCGCTATTTGAATTTGAAGCTTGGACTAACAAGACTCGAGTGAATGGAAGTGACCTGTTGAAGCATGCATGAGGCGACGTGAGCTGCCATGATAAGATTGCAGGGATTACATCTGTGACAGACAGGTAGTATATACCGGCAGCCGTGATCCAGCCCGGCCGGATAAAGAAAGGTCCGATCATGGCgggctagtgggtagcagaaaaaataaccccctaagtcttaggttacaaaaataaatagtctaagagctatggTCTAAAAAGCATagagtggcccactaattttgTCTTTTATGCTTAcggcggccaatttttctgataccgtGAGGGCGGGACATGGAGGTTCAGCCTCAGAGACGGTACGTACCAGTACCCCGCCATCGGCGGGCTGGGCTTTGGTGGGCGATACAACACTGCAACGGCCCAAATAATTTCTGCCCGCCGTGAGTCAGACGAAGAACTAAAGGACAGGACAACAGCACAGAACCCACGACTTGGTTCGCATCTCTACAAGTCTGCAATCATGACGACCTCAAGCTCTGTTCCCTCCGGGGATCTCACCTCTCAGATTCTCCAGGCCCTATCGGAAAAGAGTCCCCTCCTCTCATCAGAGGCCTTTCCTACAATTGCCTTCCAAGACATCAAGGCTTCTCTCGACCGTCTGGCCTCCCGATCTATGATCACATATGAGACAATTGACCGAGAGGAGGCTATTCTCGAACCCGAAGCGGAGCAGATTGCTGAGCACGGCAGTCACGAGGCGCGTGTTTTCGAAGCGCTGCGAAATGCTGTGGAGGGGTTGTCGATCCAGGATTTGGAGAAGGCCATTGGTGACAAGACTGTGACCAAGGTTGGACAGGGAAAGGCATTCAAGGAGAAGTGGATTAAGAAGAGCAGTGATGGCAAGCTCGTCGCTACTGTACGTAATTCAGATCTTTATACTATCTTGTCTGTGGGC includes:
- a CDS encoding hypothetical protein (TransMembrane:2 (i129-150o177-196i)~BUSCO:46416at5125); this translates as MSDDASPSSTAPNDASPAEPANASSGSRVTWDLPREQSGSTRARAQSQSQRRKKKKNRKKRNPGLARKLEFVTHLLKNLDTLVFAELSALYYIECSMFRFILRSVGQYLYLTPKDESFPFLMPASPIHVCLVLIPNIICILLHVLVSLPVGPDFHRGYMHGGLVIDFIGQKPPTSRFYYVLADVVILAVQCLMLTVHTERERLRVILKTFRPMVPDVAQETTPTIEDLDAEERGVPRDMAGALPVDEEDGIELQPLNRVITTEEGNSTSGESEPSAREQSVDEPTRSNLSDVLSSGNAVIGEYHVLHSLHNAALNIERTAAYSLRTIGYGATMASIEARRRATLNVPARAAQNDRQ